In Spirosoma aureum, a single genomic region encodes these proteins:
- a CDS encoding DUF6252 family protein, which yields MKTANLVFLLTVSATLCLCSCSKKSDDVMPAQTTNTSPTAPVTSQTTPAQSTTLALGGFQVKVDGYLYTPDLNYALTNSPADKDYFGIYGLDSKTGNLVALLLPKTVGEGTFPINKVNMGIITVNNYDYSTRNEGTGTVTITKKTATNVIGTFSFTAYDASGLYKGTLTEGSFNVAFK from the coding sequence ATGAAAACGGCTAATCTGGTTTTCCTACTCACGGTTTCTGCTACCCTTTGCCTTTGCTCATGCAGCAAAAAGTCCGACGATGTGATGCCTGCTCAAACCACAAACACATCCCCAACGGCACCGGTAACATCTCAGACAACACCGGCTCAATCTACAACGCTGGCCCTTGGTGGGTTTCAGGTCAAAGTGGATGGGTATCTCTATACGCCTGACTTGAATTATGCGCTGACGAACTCCCCCGCCGATAAGGACTACTTCGGCATCTATGGGCTCGACAGTAAAACGGGAAATTTGGTGGCGCTGCTCTTACCCAAAACGGTAGGTGAGGGGACGTTCCCCATTAATAAGGTCAATATGGGCATCATAACGGTGAACAACTATGATTACTCGACCCGCAATGAGGGCACAGGCACGGTGACGATTACCAAAAAGACGGCCACCAACGTGATTGGCACGTTTAGCTTTACGGCTTATGATGCATCGGGTCTGTATAAGGGCACTTTAACGGAAGGGAGTTTCAACGTGGCCTTTAAATAA
- a CDS encoding DeoR/GlpR family DNA-binding transcription regulator, with the protein MAERHQLILQQLKEYGRVTIQELSDLMDVSGVTIRKDLKVLEDKSLIFRTRGGGSLANPYAYEKPVDEKALIKAEEKQKIAKAALTLINPHDSIIIGSGTTVFELARCLYPSKPLTVITPAVKVAQELSNRAHVEVLQLGGLIRPNSYSVVGSQAERMLENLSCGLLFIGVDGIDFDFGLSISNLIETSLNQKMIETAQHVAVMADWSKIGKRGIGKVGDLDQVHYFITDSGISSETVRLLEDRGIKVLIG; encoded by the coding sequence ATGGCTGAAAGACATCAGCTGATTCTGCAACAATTAAAGGAGTATGGGCGGGTAACTATCCAGGAGTTGAGTGACCTGATGGACGTGTCCGGCGTAACGATTCGAAAGGATTTGAAAGTCCTGGAAGACAAAAGTCTTATCTTTCGAACGCGGGGTGGTGGCTCTCTTGCCAATCCGTATGCCTACGAAAAGCCCGTTGATGAGAAAGCCTTGATTAAGGCGGAAGAAAAGCAAAAGATCGCTAAAGCAGCTCTTACGCTTATCAACCCGCATGATTCAATCATTATTGGGTCGGGTACAACCGTTTTTGAACTGGCTCGATGTTTATACCCCAGCAAGCCACTAACGGTTATCACGCCAGCGGTAAAGGTAGCCCAGGAGCTTAGCAACCGGGCTCATGTAGAAGTCTTACAGTTGGGTGGACTTATTCGCCCCAACTCATACTCCGTGGTTGGCTCACAGGCAGAACGTATGCTGGAAAATTTGTCCTGTGGCCTGTTATTTATCGGAGTTGATGGGATTGATTTCGACTTTGGTCTATCAATCAGCAACCTGATTGAAACGAGTTTGAATCAAAAAATGATTGAAACCGCTCAGCATGTAGCGGTAATGGCCGATTGGTCGAAAATAGGAAAGAGGGGCATCGGTAAAGTTGGTGACCTGGACCAGGTACACTATTTTATTACTGACTCGGGTATTTCATCCGAAACAGTACGGCTTTTAGAAGATCGGGGGATCAAGGTCCTGATCGGTTAG
- a CDS encoding MFS transporter, translating to MNSPSVFEKVGLPKPLAWGYMGILIFMMGDGVEQGWLSPYLIEHGMSIQQSALMFTVYGVTIAISSWCSGVLAEGYGPRKAMLVGLLLYIIGTVGFVGYGMVRLSFPVMLFTYAIRGFGYPLFAYSFLVWITYRTSQDQLGRAVGWFWFVFTGGLNVFGAWYSSWAIERLGYQNTLWTSIFWVALGAFFALILNRDQFKPSAATTETKTKDLLSGLTIIRKEPKVLIGGLVRIINTTAQFAFPVFLPIYLATHGFSTVQWLQIWGTIFTSNIIFNLIFGFVGDRLGWRNTIMWFGGVGCGITTLLFYYSPVLFAGSYGMVLLCGVLWGALLAGYVPLTALVPSLVKEDKGAAMAILNLGAGLPVFVGPALVGLFIGTIGSEGVVWVLAGLYFISAVLTRFITLPKESISVNQESLTAQSL from the coding sequence ATGAATTCACCATCCGTATTTGAAAAAGTTGGCCTGCCAAAACCATTAGCCTGGGGCTATATGGGCATCCTGATCTTTATGATGGGCGATGGTGTTGAGCAGGGCTGGCTAAGTCCATACCTGATCGAACATGGTATGAGTATTCAACAGTCTGCTCTTATGTTTACGGTGTATGGCGTCACGATTGCTATCTCATCGTGGTGTTCGGGGGTACTTGCCGAAGGGTATGGTCCGCGTAAGGCTATGCTGGTCGGATTGCTCCTATACATCATCGGTACGGTTGGTTTTGTAGGTTATGGCATGGTCAGGCTTAGCTTTCCGGTTATGCTCTTTACGTACGCCATCCGTGGATTTGGTTATCCTTTATTTGCCTACTCCTTTTTAGTTTGGATTACGTATCGTACTTCACAGGATCAACTGGGCCGGGCGGTGGGCTGGTTCTGGTTTGTGTTTACCGGCGGCCTGAACGTATTTGGCGCCTGGTATTCCAGTTGGGCCATCGAGCGGTTAGGGTACCAAAACACACTCTGGACGTCCATTTTCTGGGTAGCCTTGGGCGCTTTTTTTGCCCTGATCCTGAACCGTGATCAATTTAAGCCATCGGCGGCTACTACCGAAACGAAAACGAAGGATCTGCTGAGCGGCCTTACGATCATCAGGAAAGAACCCAAAGTGCTGATCGGTGGTCTTGTACGGATTATCAATACCACGGCTCAGTTTGCCTTTCCGGTTTTCCTGCCCATCTACCTGGCAACGCATGGATTTAGCACCGTTCAATGGTTACAGATATGGGGAACCATTTTTACCAGCAATATTATCTTCAACCTGATCTTCGGCTTTGTGGGCGACCGATTGGGCTGGCGTAATACCATCATGTGGTTTGGGGGCGTAGGTTGCGGCATTACGACATTGCTATTTTATTATTCGCCGGTCTTGTTTGCGGGCAGTTATGGGATGGTGCTGTTGTGTGGCGTACTCTGGGGGGCTTTGCTGGCGGGTTACGTACCACTCACGGCACTGGTTCCATCACTGGTGAAGGAAGATAAAGGAGCAGCCATGGCTATTTTAAACCTGGGTGCCGGTTTACCCGTGTTTGTCGGCCCGGCTCTTGTTGGGCTTTTTATCGGTACCATCGGAAGCGAAGGCGTAGTATGGGTGTTGGCTGGTTTATATTTCATTAGTGCCGTACTGACTCGCTTCATTACATTGCCCAAAGAGTCCATATCGGTTAACCAAGAATCCCTTACAGCTCAATCGCTCTGA